From Carya illinoinensis cultivar Pawnee chromosome 5, C.illinoinensisPawnee_v1, whole genome shotgun sequence, one genomic window encodes:
- the LOC122310381 gene encoding F-box/kelch-repeat protein At4g19930-like, which translates to MEKRERPTETAWSKLPCRKRRKQLDEDDDEEIPYIPQDIIFDVFLRCPPDFLYDSARFVCKTWYNLIRNPRFTRDHLLRHVHPPDHAVGLLFVKNPRARISRFLEISEGNIKLTDFIHQFPAQILPTSYGVALYYRIENIAESLYVVNPVTKQVVKLPRPDFKRLRFYFRWSCISYLPGTEEIKVVTRVKDMGEQYHWYILTVGRKMSWRKIVSTVNPEGITIRGFVSDGMPTCVGGVVYWKFEGKIVAIDLSDEIIHYFYLPMTLKSQGRLLEMGNHLCMIEITRTSVLRPENVWIMEGLKQKEWAIIYKLEVNFELKNAGILFPRPIGWLENQQMLLFEEYVRGTPSSEVVPVIVAYDVRTGTRTSYMRRSLYLSLDDIVVVHSSSLISW; encoded by the coding sequence atggagaagagagagagacccaCAGAGACTGCCTGGTCCAAACTTCCATGTCGTAAACGAAGGAAGCAACTTGAcgaagatgatgatgaagaaataCCATATATCCCCCAAGATATAATCTTTGATGTTTTCCTTCGATGTCCTCCAGACTTCTTGTACGATAGTGCGCGGTTTGTTTGCAAAACATGGTATAATCTGATACGAAACCCTAGATTCACCAGAGACCATCTACTCCGCCATGTTCATCCCCCTGACCATGCCGTTGGTTTATTATTCGTTAAGAACCCACGTGCTAGAATTTCCCGGTTCCTCGAAATTTCCGAGGGGAATATCAAGTTGACAGATTTCATACATCAATTTCCTGCTCAAATCTTGCCTACTTCGTACGGTGTTGCATTATATTACAGGATAGAAAATATTGCAGAATCTCTGTACGTCGTAAATCCAGTTACAAAACAAGTTGTGAAACTCCCTCGACCGGATTTTAAACGGCTCAGATTTTATTTCCGTTGGAGTTGCATTTCATATCTTCCAGGTACTGAGGAAATTAAGGTGGTAACCCGCGTGAAAGACATGGGAGAACAGTACCATTGGTACATACTGACGGTGGGAAGAAAGATGTCCTGGAGGAAAATCGTCAGCACCGTTAATCCTGAAGGTATAACTATTCGAGGGTTTGTGAGTGATGGAATGCCAACTTGTGTTGGTGGGGTTGTGTATTGGAAATTCGAGGGCAAAATAGTTGCCATTGATCTCAGTGATGAAATCATTCATTACTTCTATCTTCCAATGACATTGAAGTCTCAGGGTCGGCTTCTTGAAATGGGGAATCATTTGTGTATGATTGAGATAACACGTACATCAGTCTTGAGACCTGAAAATGTATGGATAATGGAGGGTTTGAAGCAGAAGGAGTGggctataatttataaattagagGTGAACTTTGAGCTGAAAAATGCAGGGATTCTTTTCCCGAGACCTATTGGTTGGTTGGAGAATCAGCAGATGTTGCTGTTCGAGGAGTATGTCCGGGGGACTCCATCTTCTGAGGTCGTGCCAGTGATTGTGGCGTACGATGTGAGGACAGGAACAAGAACATCATACATGAGAAGATCATTGTACCTCTCTCTTGACGATATTGTGGTTGTGCACTCCAGCAGCCTCATTTCATGGTGA